One Terriglobales bacterium DNA segment encodes these proteins:
- a CDS encoding tetratricopeptide repeat protein produces the protein MKTTTSFITFILILITALGVTAAAQTDDFPTGAISSFQPQKSGDRATDDALAAAKDAIYQEQWQKALDLYSQVIKAGRARVDEALYWQAVAQDKLGQDPQALKTIGQIKREYPRSQWIKDAGALEQEILQKQGKTPTPDRESDCDLKLLAVNSLMNTDPDKAVPIIEKLLNSTNSGQCEGKILDKALFVLSQSDSPRARELMLQIATGKLHPELQKKAIHYLGISGNHDTLMKIYQGSSNVEAKKSALHSLGISGGCSELLTLSSGEKDTSLVKEAIHSMGIAGCKSEVRDLYNKTTDPGVKRDLLHSTIVSGDTELQQKVAMSDPDPKMRAEALKDLGVSGGCTQLSGFSANEKDPEVVHAAIKAMGVGGCQQQLRDLYSKATTPDMKREVLHSTIVSGDTELQEKVALTDTDPKLRMEAIKDLGISGGSSETLTKIYQNDQNPDVRSAVINALFIKGDAHSLVELARKETNPELKRELVQKMSVMGNREATDYLMEILNK, from the coding sequence ATGAAAACAACAACGTCTTTTATAACTTTCATTCTGATTCTTATTACTGCGCTGGGCGTGACCGCCGCAGCGCAAACCGACGATTTTCCTACCGGAGCGATCTCCAGCTTTCAGCCGCAGAAGAGTGGAGATCGCGCGACTGACGACGCCCTTGCCGCGGCCAAAGACGCAATTTACCAGGAGCAGTGGCAGAAGGCGCTTGATCTTTATTCACAGGTAATAAAGGCGGGCCGCGCCCGAGTGGACGAAGCCCTCTATTGGCAAGCCGTAGCTCAAGACAAACTTGGACAGGATCCGCAAGCTCTCAAAACCATTGGCCAGATCAAACGAGAGTATCCACGCAGCCAATGGATCAAGGATGCTGGAGCGCTTGAGCAGGAGATTCTACAGAAGCAGGGAAAGACGCCGACACCCGATCGGGAGTCCGACTGCGACTTAAAGCTACTCGCGGTCAACAGCCTCATGAACACCGATCCTGATAAGGCCGTACCGATCATTGAGAAATTGCTGAACAGCACCAATTCAGGACAGTGCGAAGGCAAGATTCTTGATAAAGCACTTTTCGTGCTTTCCCAGAGTGACAGTCCTCGAGCTCGGGAACTCATGCTGCAAATCGCCACCGGCAAGCTCCATCCCGAGCTGCAGAAGAAGGCGATTCATTATCTCGGCATCAGTGGGAACCATGACACGCTGATGAAGATTTATCAGGGAAGCAGCAATGTTGAAGCCAAGAAGTCGGCTCTTCACAGCCTGGGTATCTCAGGCGGCTGCAGCGAACTGCTAACTCTTTCCTCGGGCGAGAAGGACACGTCGCTCGTCAAAGAGGCGATTCACTCCATGGGAATCGCTGGCTGCAAGAGCGAGGTGCGCGATCTTTACAACAAAACCACTGATCCCGGAGTGAAGCGCGATCTTCTGCATTCAACTATCGTCTCTGGCGATACCGAACTGCAACAGAAAGTCGCGATGAGCGATCCCGATCCAAAAATGCGAGCCGAGGCGCTCAAGGATCTCGGTGTTTCCGGAGGGTGCACTCAGCTTTCGGGCTTCTCCGCAAATGAGAAGGATCCAGAAGTGGTCCATGCTGCGATTAAGGCCATGGGAGTTGGCGGCTGTCAGCAACAGCTCCGTGATCTCTATAGCAAGGCCACTACTCCCGATATGAAACGAGAGGTCCTGCACTCCACCATCGTCTCCGGTGACACCGAGTTGCAGGAGAAGGTTGCTCTTACCGATACGGATCCCAAGTTGAGGATGGAAGCGATCAAAGACCTCGGCATCTCCGGTGGCAGCAGCGAGACGCTGACAAAGATTTACCAGAACGATCAGAACCCCGACGTGCGCAGCGCGGTGATCAACGCGCTGTTCATCAAGGGAGACGCACATTCCCTGGTGGAACTGGCGCGCAAAGAGACCAATCCGGAACTGAAGCGGGAGCTGGTCCAGAAGATGTCGGTGATGGGCAATCGCGAGGCCACCGATTATCTGATGGAGATTCTGAACAAGTAA
- a CDS encoding HEAT repeat domain-containing protein: MQRLFAIAILISSCFGSAQVARLEGPQTQPPQIRNAKLETVSTSANLQEQISGFAARQSGIGWIGYAVPAVSGNRTICCFDGGWQTNGCCGTCRLESEHNTFSGSRDDCNDVETKSITVLYRVEDKKIGSIRLFSENCAIDAGGVPVTIVTGADPKQSIAYLSTFVTKDGDAHLGRRALDAIAQHADASADAALDRFSAADYPEKIREHAAFWLGVARGAHGYATLKKLIESDPDDHFRDKLTFPLSQSKEPGAEEELIHVAKQDSSSRVRGQALFWLAQKAGKRVAGVINDSIENDPDTDVKKKAVFALSQLPDHEGVLKLIEVARNNRNPVVRKQAVFWLGQSNDPRALDFITSVLTH; the protein is encoded by the coding sequence ATGCAAAGACTATTCGCTATAGCCATTCTGATTAGTTCGTGCTTCGGCAGCGCGCAGGTCGCGCGGCTCGAGGGCCCACAGACTCAGCCTCCGCAGATTCGCAATGCGAAGCTTGAGACCGTGTCCACTTCTGCGAATCTGCAGGAGCAAATCTCCGGCTTCGCCGCCCGCCAGAGCGGCATCGGCTGGATCGGTTATGCGGTTCCCGCAGTCAGCGGGAATCGCACGATCTGCTGCTTCGATGGCGGCTGGCAGACGAACGGCTGCTGCGGCACATGCCGTCTGGAGTCGGAGCACAACACTTTTTCGGGATCACGCGATGATTGCAACGACGTCGAGACCAAGAGCATTACCGTGCTCTATCGAGTGGAAGACAAGAAGATCGGCAGCATTCGTCTGTTCAGCGAAAACTGCGCGATCGATGCCGGCGGAGTTCCGGTGACGATCGTGACTGGAGCCGATCCCAAGCAGAGCATCGCATATTTAAGCACGTTCGTGACGAAAGACGGGGATGCTCACTTGGGTAGACGCGCACTCGACGCAATTGCCCAGCATGCCGATGCCTCTGCCGATGCGGCCCTGGATCGGTTCTCCGCAGCCGATTATCCGGAGAAGATTCGCGAGCACGCCGCGTTCTGGCTCGGAGTCGCGCGCGGCGCACATGGATACGCCACGCTGAAGAAGCTAATCGAATCCGATCCCGACGATCACTTTCGCGACAAACTTACGTTTCCCCTGAGTCAAAGCAAGGAACCAGGAGCGGAAGAAGAGTTGATTCATGTTGCCAAGCAGGATTCAAGTTCACGCGTGCGTGGACAAGCGTTGTTTTGGCTGGCGCAGAAGGCGGGGAAGAGGGTCGCCGGCGTAATCAACGATTCCATCGAAAACGATCCCGACACCGACGTGAAGAAGAAGGCAGTGTTCGCGCTATCGCAATTGCCGGACCACGAAGGCGTGCTGAAGTTGATCGAGGTGGCGCGAAACAACAGAAACCCTGTAGTAAGAAAGCAGGCGGTATTTTGGTTGGGTCAATCGAACGATCCCAGAGCCCTAGACTTCATCACAAGCGTTCTGACGCACTAA